A stretch of the Paenibacillus dendritiformis genome encodes the following:
- a CDS encoding helix-turn-helix transcriptional regulator: MMNNATLSTREKIMHMLKTDGELSAKAMSERLGITLMAVRRHLNALERDHLIEAGTVRQPMGRPMSVYRLTPGADDYFPKNYHAVALELLAELAHDSGGDMVNRLFDLRQRSLFAQYESRLRGKDLADKIALLTDIQNEGGYMAEWDKINENEFVLTEYNCPIARIAKQYNRACACACELRLFEDLLGAEVERTSCLAGGDRKCVYRIQAANGGIRSAEGGTS, from the coding sequence ATGATGAATAACGCGACGCTCTCGACGCGCGAGAAAATCATGCATATGCTCAAGACGGACGGCGAGCTGAGCGCCAAAGCGATGAGCGAGCGGCTGGGGATCACCTTGATGGCTGTGCGCCGCCACCTGAATGCGCTGGAACGCGATCATTTGATCGAAGCCGGCACCGTCCGCCAGCCGATGGGCCGTCCGATGTCCGTCTATCGTTTAACTCCCGGCGCCGATGATTATTTTCCGAAGAATTATCATGCCGTCGCCCTGGAGCTCCTGGCCGAGCTGGCTCACGATTCCGGAGGCGACATGGTGAACCGCCTGTTCGATCTCCGGCAGCGCTCCTTGTTCGCTCAATACGAGTCCCGCCTGCGCGGAAAGGATCTCGCCGATAAGATCGCGCTGCTGACCGATATTCAGAATGAGGGCGGCTATATGGCAGAATGGGATAAAATAAACGAGAACGAATTCGTCTTGACCGAATACAATTGCCCGATCGCCCGAATTGCGAAGCAGTATAACCGCGCCTGCGCCTGCGCCTGCGAGCTGCGGCTGTTCGAGGACTTGCTCGGCGCGGAAGTGGAACGGACATCCTGTCTGGCCGGCGGAGACAGGAAGTGCGTCTACCGCATCCAGGCGGCCAATGGCGGAATCCGGTCAGCCGAGGGGGGAACATCATGA